In Candidatus Hydrogenedens sp., the DNA window CAATCACAAAATACTATTGCAGTAAATATCGCTACTCAGGAAGGCTCACTAAAAACGAAATCGTGGTTAAGGGTTGATGTGCCAGGTTTTGGTCTTATTAGAACAGGAAAAATAAATGAGAATGCAAATAAAGATATCGTCCTTTTTCGTCCCACAGGGGAGAACAAGGCTCGTGTAGATGTAATAATATTTTAAACTTCATGATAAAATATCTTGAAAAGATTTATTTTAGGGAATGTAGCACGTATGGAGTTATTTGACGACGCATTTGTAAAAGCAAAAGAAAAACATGAATTTCTTTGTAATGAGATAGAACGACATAACGAACTGTATTATGTCCATGCCAAACCCGAAATTTCAGATTATGAGTACGACATGCTATTAAAAGAGCTGGAGGCTTTAGAAAGAGAATATCCCCAATTACAAACACCTTATTCGCCAACACAACGTGTAGGTGGAAAAGTAATCGATGAGTTTCAGTCTGTAGAGCATAAAGTTCCGATGTTGTCTATAGATAATACGTATAATGAAGCGGAAATACGCGAATTTGACCAGCGAATACACCGTGCTTTATCAACAGATGAAAAGATTAGTTATGTGGTTGAATTAAAAATTGACGGGGTGGCAATTTCTATTACCTACGAAAGTCAGATATACACACGAGCAGCAACAAGAGGTGATGGTTTCCGCGGTGATGATGTAACAGAAAATGTAAAAACAATTAAAAGTGTCCCTTTGAGATTAAGAGGTTCTGCCCCTAAAGTGGTAGAAGTCCGTGGCGAAGTATTTATGAGAAACGAAGAACTTGAGAGATTGAACCAGATAAGGGAAGAAAATGGAGAAGAGCCTTTTAGAAATCCACGGAATACAACTGCAGGCACATTAAAATTAAAAGACCCACGTTTGGTAGCCCAACGGAAATTAGATGTATTTTTCTATGAAATTGTGTTTGAAGAGCAAAATAAAGATATATGCAAAACGCATGTAGAAACACTTACCACATTAAAAAAATGGGGATTGCCTGTTAATCCACATTGGACTGCCTGTGCTGATATAAATGAGGTTATTAAGTGCTGTAATGAATGGAGAGAAAAAAGGTATTCCTTAGGTTATGAAACAGATGGCATGGTTATAAAGGTGAATGAACATAAGATACGCGAACTGTTAGGCTCTACCAGCAAATCACCACGATGGGTGATAGCGTATAAATTTCCAGCAGAGACAGCAAAAACGAAATTGCTAAATATAAAGGTGCAAGTAGGAAAATCAGGAGCATTAACCCCAGTGGCAGAAATGGAACCAGTCCTTCTTGCAGGGACGATAGTAAAACGAGCCACGCTCCATAATTTTGAAGAATTAGAGCGTAAAGATATACGAGTCGGCGACACAGTCGAAATACAAAAAGCAGGTGAGATTATTCCCCAGGTGATACGTCCCATTTTGGAACTTCGCCCACCTGATGCAAAACCATTTAAACCTCCAGAAATTTGCCCTGAGTGTGGTAGCCATGTCCAGAAAGACCCAGAAGGTGTCTTTTATCGTTGTTTAAGTATCGACTGCCCAGCACAATTAAAACAGAGAATTCAACACTATGCTCAAAGAAGGGCTATGGATATTGAAGGATTAGGTCCAGCTTTAGTTGAACAGTTAGTTAACAAGGGATTAGTAAAAAATATAGCAGATATCTACCGTTTGAAAAAGGAACAATTGGTAGAACTGGAAAGAATGGGAAGCAAATCTGCGGATAATCTGCTAAATGCAATTGAAAACAGCAAAAACAGACCAATAAGTGCTTTAATTTTTGGTTTGGGAATACGACATGTTGGCCAGCACATTGCCGAAATCCTCGCCGAACACTTCTGTTCAATTGAAAACCTAATGACAGCAAGTGTAGAAGAACTTACTTCTATAAACGAAGTAGGACCTATTGTAGCAGAAAGTATAAAAAACTTTTTCACAACGAAAGAAAATATAGAACTTATAAACGACCTAAAACAATTAGGTCTTCGAATGTCAGAAGAAAAAACAGAAATAGCACCAGAAAAAAATATCCTAAGCGGAAAAACCTTTGTTGTGACTGGTAGCCTTAAAAATTTTACCCGTGACCAAATAGAACAAAAAATTAAACAATTAGGAGGCAAACCTACTTCATCTGTAAGCAAAAACACAGACTTTGTGCTGGTAGGAGAGAATCCAGGCTCTAAGTATGACAAAGCAGTACAATTAGGATTAAAGATTATAAATGAAGATGAATTTCTTGACATGATACGGGGGAATGAATAATGGAAACCCCTACGATTAAAGCACCATCCCAAATCAATTCAAACTCAGGTAAAGAATTATACAGGCAGATAAAGCATTTAGAACTTCATAAGAAAGATAAGATTATTATCGATTTATCTCAAACAGATTCAATAGACACCTATGGATGTGCATGGATACTCCACATCGCAGAGGAATTAAAAAAGAAACATTGCACTCTTATCTGGACTGGTGAAAAAGAAAAAGTGAAAGAAATATTAGAAATAGTTTCACCAGCATTCGAATACAAACCACTAAAAACAAGAACAACTTCAGGGGTTTTCGACATAATATTTGATAAATATAGTATAATTTTTTCCGAAATTAAAGATTTTATAAATTTATGTATCGATGCTATTTATTGGACTATTTTAGCACCATTATTAGGAAAAAAATTCCGCTGGGAATTGTTTATTGAAGAAGTTTATGAGATGGGTGTTCGTGCAGTTAGAATCGTTTGTCTAATGAATTTTTTGTTAGGCTTAATCATAGCCATGCTTTCAGCAGCACAGGTTGCCAGTTTCGGATTAAGTATTTATGTTGCCAATTTAATTATGATTGGATTTGCTCGTGAACTTGCCGCCATTATGACCGCAACTGTTGTTTCCGCACGAACAGGTGCGGCTATCTCTGCAGAAATATCCACAATGAAAGTTCAAGAAGAAATCGATGCTCTACGTGGCATGGGTATCAACGTTGTTCAATATCTTGTTGCCCCCAAAATGCTTGCACTTCTTATTGTTTTACCTTGTTTATCTGTTTTAGGCCTTATCTTTGGGCTTCTTGGAGGTTCAGCGTGGGGCATTGTTGTTTTAGGTTTTAATCCCGCAGTATGGTTCCGACAAACAATCAATTCAGCCCAATTCAATGATTTATTGCAAGGATTATTAAAAACATTTGTTTTTGCAGTATTCATTGTCTTAATCGGCTGTCATAATGGATTTAGAGTTGTTGGCGGTTCAAGGGGTGTAGGACTTATGACAACTCGGGCAGTTGTTATGGATGTTTTTATGTTAATTGCAGTTGACATTGTATTTGCAGTAATTTTTTACTATCTTATATAACATTGAAAGGTTAAGCATTGAGTCCAAAAACGATATTAAAAGTGGAATCCTTGGAAGTACGATATGGAGATAGAGTAATCCTTGAAGATGTCTCATTTGAAGTTTATGAACACGAGATATTTCTAATCGTAGGCGGTAGTGGTTGTGGCAAAACAACACTGCTTAAAGCCGTGTGTGGTCTCTTAAAGCCATCAAAAGGACGTATTTACATTAATGGTCAGGATGTGACAGTATTGGACGAGGAAGAACTGTCAAAAGTATTGCAGAACATAGGAATTGCCTTTCAATCAAGTGGCTTAATTAATTCAATTACCGTGGGCGACAATGTTGCCCTTCCACTAAGAGAATATGGCAAAACAGACCAAGAAATTATTAGCGATATTGTTCGTATCAAGTTGAGTTTAGTTGGTTTATCTGGTGTCGAAAATATGATGCCCGAAGAGTTATCAGGTGGTATGAAAAAACGTGCAGGTCTGGCAAGGTCATTGGCATTAGACCCACCACTTGTTTTCTTTGATGAACCTTCCGCAGGTTTAGACCCTATTATTGCTGCAGAATTAGATGAACTTATATTAGATTTAAGAAACATATTAGGTATAACATTTGTAATAGTAAGCCATGAACTGGAATCAATAAAAAAGATAGCTGACCGAGTTCTCATGTTAGATGGCGGAAAGAATATTTTTTGTGGAACATTAGAAGAAGTAAAATATACTCATATACCTAAAGTAAAACAATTTTTCGAACGGAAACCCAATGAACAGAAAATGATAACTTCATATAGATAATACAGTAAAAACAACAAGGATAAAATCGTGGCTACGAAAAAACAAAAATTTCAAGTTTCAATATTTCTTCTTGTCTCAGTTTCTCTTGTATTAACAATTATTTATTTTGTCTCTGGAATGTATAGCAATTACGGGGTAAGATATCGAATCGAGTTTGATGAATCTGTTTTAGGAATTTATGAAGGCGGTGTTGTCGAATATTTAGGTGTACCTGTCGGGAAAATTGAGGAAATAAAGGTCAGCCGTGAAGGAAAACCAAACGTTGTTGTCAATATTGACAGCAAAAAAGTAACCCTGCATAAAGGTGTTGAAGCAAATCTTGTCATTTATAGCCTTGCCGCTGGAACAATGGCAATTTCTTTACGGGGCGGTGACCCTAATGCACCTATATTACCCCCAGGAAGTAAAATACCAGCACGACGCTCTACTATTTCCGCTGTGAGTTCAAGAATTGAAGAACTTGTTGAAGATTTAAAAAACATTCTTGACTCAGTCAAAAAAGGAATGGAAGGACTTGAATCAGGAGATTTAACAGAAATTGCTCACAAAGTTGATAGAGTATTGGAAAAAGGAGAAGAAGTATTGGACAATGCCAAAAATACGTTGAAAAATATTGAAGATACGTTAGGGAAAATAGAACCCAAAATAAGTAAAACGTTAGATACCAGTGAGAAAACCGTTGGTGATATAAAACAACTTTCAAAAAAAGCAGAAGACTTGGTTACTACAATAAACGAAAAAGCAAAACAGTTAGATATCCAAAAAACACAAGATAACTTAAACAATACAATGGAAGAAATACAAAAGTTATCCAAAAACGTAAATGATTTAGTGAATGACCTGAAAAGTATAACCAGTACCGCCTCCTATAAGGTAGATAATGTTGAGTTTTCAATACAAAAAACATTGGAAGAAATGAACCAAACATTAGAATCATTAAGAAATGTATTAGATACAATCAAAAACAATCCAGCCTCTCTAATAAGAGGAAAAGCATATCCAAAAGAAGGAAAGTAAATATGAAAGCAAACATAAATAAAGGAAGTATCCTAATTTTTATAATACTTGCCTCTTTTTCAGGGTGTTTATCTCCAACAATGTCAAATACCCCGATAAAATATTATTTACGCCCTGAAATTGATGAACTACGAGGCGAACCCACGGGGCTTACCCTCGCTATACGAGGTTTAGATTACCCAAGAACAATTACAAACTATGTAACCTATTTAGATGAACAAGGTAAAATGTATATAAATGAAAATGAAGAATGGGCAGAACACCCCTCAGATGTAATTAAAAAAATCCTTATAAAATCATTTCAAAGAACAGGAAGATTTCAAGATGTTGCAGATGCTGTGGAGATAAAAAATCCCGATGTAATTCTTATCGGAGAAATTAATGCATTTTACAAAGTGAAAGAAAATTCACAGCAAAAAATATATATATCAGTAAATTTGAGGATAAGGGAACAAAAATCAAGCAAGATAATATTTAATAAAAACTTCAGTGTTGAATCTGTCATTGAAAACGATGAATATTTTATTCAAACAGTAAATAATGCTTTGTCAAAACTCGCAAAAGATATTGAAATTGAAATAAACAATAGCCAATTTAATGTTATACCTATTAGATAAATTAGATTGTAAAAATGACATAGCACTCAACATAAAAGAAACTTTCAAATGCAATTTCTGACCAATTTTATAAATATATTCGCAGAGATGGCACCCTATTTATTATTTGGGTTTCTCATCGCAGGTATTTTATCTCAAATCCTCCCAACATGGTGGGTCAAAAAACATCTTTCTGGTAAAGGTTACGCACCTATTTTCAAAAGTGCATTAATAGGAATACCTTTGCCTCTTTGTTCATGCGGGGTAATTCCAGTTATGGCATCACTTCGAAAACAGGGAGCAAATGTTCCAGCAATGTTAGCATTCATTCTATCCACACCCCAAACAGGTGTTGATTCCATTCTTGCTACCTATGCGTTGTTAGGACTACCTTTAGCAATATATAGACCCTTTATCGCACTAATTACTGCTGGTGTAGGTGGATGTTTGTATTATTGGATTAGCAAAAGAAAGGTTGAAAATGATGAGACTACCGAAATAAATAATAATGATAACCAGATAAATTATTCGGATGAAAACCCGAACAGAACAATAAAGGAACGAGTTATTGATATACTCCATTATGGTTTTTTTACATTGCCCCGTGAAATTGCAAAACCGCTGATTTTTGGAATTATTATTGCTGGAGTTATAACGACATTTATTCCACCAGGAGTTATTACAAAATTTTTAGGAAATGGAATATTACAAATTTTCTCCGCTATTTTAGTCGGGATACCGATATATGTATGTGCCACAGCATCCATACCAATTGCACTTAGTTTAATATATTTGGGTGCTTCGCCAGGTTCTGCCTTGGCTTTCCTTATTGCAGGTCCCGCAACAAATATGGCTACTATTGCAGTCGTAAAACAGTTCTTGGGCAAAAAAGCAGTAATCATTTATGTTTTAACAATGATTGTTTCAGCCTTATTCTTCGGACTTACATTTGACTGGCTTACAAACTATGTTCCTTCATTCCAGTTTTCAAATCATGTACACTTAATGTCTCATAGTAGTCTCGCAGATAGCCCTGTAAAATTCATCTCTCTTTTGTTGCTAACTATCATTTTAATCCTGAGTACAATAAAAATAGATTCAATTATTCAATATTTTATGAAGAGAAAAATTTCGCCCACGATTAAAGAAGAACCATATTTGAAAATTAAAGTGGATGGAATGACCTGCTCACACTGTTTAACAAGAGTAAACTCTATTATTTCAAACATAAGTGAAGTTAAAGAGGTGGATATATCCCTTGAAAAAGGTATCGCTACAATCTATGGCAAACCCTCCTTCAATACTATTAGAAATATACTAATTAAAGAAGGTTATACATCGGAAATAATTGAGGACCATACCACCTGCTCCTGCCATACATTAAGTAATTGCCAATGCCATTAACAAATGAGTTTATACTTCTCAATGAACGCAAATTATCCCTGTGAGAGAATGAATATCGTTGACACTTTGTAAATGTTACATATTTTAGTGAAGTTATCTTGTCTATGAGAAAGGTGATACTATAAGTGCTTCCGTTTACAGAGAGGATTAATAGATAACAATGTATTATTAAGACAACGACACTTATTAAAATTTTATAGAGATTGATTAGTTTTTTCTACCTCAGAGAAATTAATTATTAATAGTATCCTTCTTCTTAATCCGGCACAAGAAACCCACTACTTTTCGCACTCAGTAAAGTTAAATATCTTCTTGATTAGGTTATTTTATATCCGTTATTTCAGAAGGTAATTCACTTAAAATAGACTGTATCTCTGATTGAAAACTTTGCTCTATTTTTTCCTGAATTAGATAATTAGAAATTTCATTATTAATTTTAGTTAAAGTATTCATAAGGTCAAAGTCTGGGTATTTCCCAGAGAAATTTTTTGCACTATCTAACAACTGACCTTTTAACTCTTGAATTCTATTGTTTACATATCGAATACCCCGACCTTTTTGTTGATTTTCAAGAGGAAATTCATCCGTAACTTCATCGTATGTAGCCAATGCCTGTCTTAGTAGAACAATCGCTTCAGCAATATGCCCTGATAACGCTTCTTGTTCTGCTGTATTTTGCAATTTATCAGCACGTTCCAGAGCCTCCTTTGTCATAGCCAAACGAGCATCTCGTTCTTTTATATCACGTTCTGTATCCAGTCTTAAACGCTCTGCTTCAGGGTGGAGTGGGTCTGCCGTTACAGCATTCTTAAACCAATCTAAAGCCTCCTCTAACTTCTTCGCCTCTCTTGATTTGTTCCCCTTATCCACATAATAATCAGCAATTTTACGAGCAATTTCTCTTCGATTTGGATTAAGTTGAATAGCCATTTGATACTGTTCTACTGCAAGTTCGCTAAGTCCCGTTTGCATAAGTGTGTCACCCAATTGTATATACATATCTTCGGTGAATGGCACAAGTGCACTCAGTTTTTGGATGCCTAATTTAATTTCTTCGGGATTCCCTCGTTTCGCATAAAACAAACCTCCCTGTAATGCATATTCCCTTAATGCCGATTCACCTACATTGCCAATAGTTTGATTAGGAATAAGGACGGTATACCAGACATCAGCCACCGCATTTAATGAGATACTGACACATTCAGGTAAAGTAGTAGATGCAGTGCCACGAAAACCTACATTAGATTTATACTCCTGTTCAAATATGGTATCTCTTGAACTTATTTGCCTCGAGAGTTGTGAAAAATATACTGAGGGATTAACTCGTTGACGTGGATTTGTCCGTAGCGAAACCTTTTCAATCATCTTTTCAACATCAGCATTATAAAGTGTTTGAATTGTCAGGTCAGCATTTTGCAGTGGAGATGTTGCCTGTGCAGTTAATTTTCCAAGAATACCCAAACGATAAGCATAATACGGATCTATCTTTTTAGGCTTTACTGCTATTAATAAGTTTATTTCTGTCTCTATAGCCCGAACAATATCAGTTCGAGCTGTCGGAACAAGTGAATAAAGAACATCATCAGGTATACCTGCTCCATTTTTTAAGTCTTCCTCTAACTTTTTCAAGGAGGTGTTAAGCTCTTTATCTAAAAGATGGATAGCATTACTAATGATAGATATTTGCGCCGTAGGTCCCCAACAATAACCCGAAACCGAATAAAAAATAAACGTTAATAGTATGCAATAAAAGAAAAATTTTATTCGAAACATATCGCTATCCTTATTGAGTATTTGTAATCTGTTGTTGAGTATTCTGGGTTGATAACAACGTTTGCTCTATTTGTTCCATTAACACTTCAATCTCCGCTGTAGAGTAAGATGGAACAACCTTCTTAACAATCTGAACATATTTTTTTAAAAGGTTCAGTCCTTCGGAAAGCACATTTCGGCGAATATAAAGAAGGCCATTTTCAAGATAAGCAGGTGCATACTCAGGGTCTTTTTGTATCGCACTACTAAAACATTGTTGTGCTGTTGACATGTCATTGTTGGCTAATGCAATACGTCCTTCTATTAAATAACTCCTCGGGGATTGTTGACCTTTATTTTTTATGGCTTGTATTAATTCCGTGGCTTTGGTTAGATTATCCTGTTTGAAATAAATCATCGCCAAGTCTAAAGTCGCCTCATACGAGTAATTACCTTCCATATTTTTAATCTTTTCCAATTCTATTATCGCTTCTGTGGTTAGCCCTGAATTCAACAAAGTTAATGCATATAAATAATTGAGCATAGCAGGAGATTGTTCTTTTGTTTTTACAGTCTGTAATAATTGAAGAGCACGATTCGAATCCCCAGACTTAAGTAGCTGACAGGCAAATAAAGCCTTATCAGCGTCGCTGAGCCCTTGCGTAGTGGTTTCTACAATAGACATATATTTCTGCTTACCGTTCTCATCTTTTCTCATATCTGCTAAGAGATATAACAAAGTCGCATTCTGGGAGTCTGCAGATACCGTATTAGCAAAGGTCAATGCCAAATCATAATTCCCGTATGACATAAGAAGGGCGATAATTCCTTCTTTCTTCATATTTGTGCTGGAGGCTAAAGCGATTATCTGTTCAGAATCCATATTATTGAGAGCTTTAGGATTAGCAAGTAGTGAAAGCAATTTTAAATCATTTCGTTCGGGATATAAATCAACTAACTTTGTAAGATACTTTAATTGTGATTCCTTGCTTTTTTTATTGTGTGCAGAATACAGGGCTAACCATACCGCATCCGTATTCTTTTTATCCTTCTCAAAAGTCTTTTCAAATTCAGCCATCGCCTCATCGTATTGCTTATTTTTCAAATACATCTTACCTAAAAC includes these proteins:
- the ligA gene encoding NAD-dependent DNA ligase LigA, with protein sequence MELFDDAFVKAKEKHEFLCNEIERHNELYYVHAKPEISDYEYDMLLKELEALEREYPQLQTPYSPTQRVGGKVIDEFQSVEHKVPMLSIDNTYNEAEIREFDQRIHRALSTDEKISYVVELKIDGVAISITYESQIYTRAATRGDGFRGDDVTENVKTIKSVPLRLRGSAPKVVEVRGEVFMRNEELERLNQIREENGEEPFRNPRNTTAGTLKLKDPRLVAQRKLDVFFYEIVFEEQNKDICKTHVETLTTLKKWGLPVNPHWTACADINEVIKCCNEWREKRYSLGYETDGMVIKVNEHKIRELLGSTSKSPRWVIAYKFPAETAKTKLLNIKVQVGKSGALTPVAEMEPVLLAGTIVKRATLHNFEELERKDIRVGDTVEIQKAGEIIPQVIRPILELRPPDAKPFKPPEICPECGSHVQKDPEGVFYRCLSIDCPAQLKQRIQHYAQRRAMDIEGLGPALVEQLVNKGLVKNIADIYRLKKEQLVELERMGSKSADNLLNAIENSKNRPISALIFGLGIRHVGQHIAEILAEHFCSIENLMTASVEELTSINEVGPIVAESIKNFFTTKENIELINDLKQLGLRMSEEKTEIAPEKNILSGKTFVVTGSLKNFTRDQIEQKIKQLGGKPTSSVSKNTDFVLVGENPGSKYDKAVQLGLKIINEDEFLDMIRGNE
- a CDS encoding ABC transporter permease translates to METPTIKAPSQINSNSGKELYRQIKHLELHKKDKIIIDLSQTDSIDTYGCAWILHIAEELKKKHCTLIWTGEKEKVKEILEIVSPAFEYKPLKTRTTSGVFDIIFDKYSIIFSEIKDFINLCIDAIYWTILAPLLGKKFRWELFIEEVYEMGVRAVRIVCLMNFLLGLIIAMLSAAQVASFGLSIYVANLIMIGFARELAAIMTATVVSARTGAAISAEISTMKVQEEIDALRGMGINVVQYLVAPKMLALLIVLPCLSVLGLIFGLLGGSAWGIVVLGFNPAVWFRQTINSAQFNDLLQGLLKTFVFAVFIVLIGCHNGFRVVGGSRGVGLMTTRAVVMDVFMLIAVDIVFAVIFYYLI
- a CDS encoding ATP-binding cassette domain-containing protein; the protein is MSPKTILKVESLEVRYGDRVILEDVSFEVYEHEIFLIVGGSGCGKTTLLKAVCGLLKPSKGRIYINGQDVTVLDEEELSKVLQNIGIAFQSSGLINSITVGDNVALPLREYGKTDQEIISDIVRIKLSLVGLSGVENMMPEELSGGMKKRAGLARSLALDPPLVFFDEPSAGLDPIIAAELDELILDLRNILGITFVIVSHELESIKKIADRVLMLDGGKNIFCGTLEEVKYTHIPKVKQFFERKPNEQKMITSYR
- a CDS encoding MlaD family protein; its protein translation is MATKKQKFQVSIFLLVSVSLVLTIIYFVSGMYSNYGVRYRIEFDESVLGIYEGGVVEYLGVPVGKIEEIKVSREGKPNVVVNIDSKKVTLHKGVEANLVIYSLAAGTMAISLRGGDPNAPILPPGSKIPARRSTISAVSSRIEELVEDLKNILDSVKKGMEGLESGDLTEIAHKVDRVLEKGEEVLDNAKNTLKNIEDTLGKIEPKISKTLDTSEKTVGDIKQLSKKAEDLVTTINEKAKQLDIQKTQDNLNNTMEEIQKLSKNVNDLVNDLKSITSTASYKVDNVEFSIQKTLEEMNQTLESLRNVLDTIKNNPASLIRGKAYPKEGK
- a CDS encoding ABC-type transport auxiliary lipoprotein family protein, which gives rise to MKANINKGSILIFIILASFSGCLSPTMSNTPIKYYLRPEIDELRGEPTGLTLAIRGLDYPRTITNYVTYLDEQGKMYINENEEWAEHPSDVIKKILIKSFQRTGRFQDVADAVEIKNPDVILIGEINAFYKVKENSQQKIYISVNLRIREQKSSKIIFNKNFSVESVIENDEYFIQTVNNALSKLAKDIEIEINNSQFNVIPIR
- a CDS encoding SO_0444 family Cu/Zn efflux transporter; protein product: MQFLTNFINIFAEMAPYLLFGFLIAGILSQILPTWWVKKHLSGKGYAPIFKSALIGIPLPLCSCGVIPVMASLRKQGANVPAMLAFILSTPQTGVDSILATYALLGLPLAIYRPFIALITAGVGGCLYYWISKRKVENDETTEINNNDNQINYSDENPNRTIKERVIDILHYGFFTLPREIAKPLIFGIIIAGVITTFIPPGVITKFLGNGILQIFSAILVGIPIYVCATASIPIALSLIYLGASPGSALAFLIAGPATNMATIAVVKQFLGKKAVIIYVLTMIVSALFFGLTFDWLTNYVPSFQFSNHVHLMSHSSLADSPVKFISLLLLTIILILSTIKIDSIIQYFMKRKISPTIKEEPYLKIKVDGMTCSHCLTRVNSIISNISEVKEVDISLEKGIATIYGKPSFNTIRNILIKEGYTSEIIEDHTTCSCHTLSNCQCH
- a CDS encoding zinc ribbon domain-containing protein, whose amino-acid sequence is MKHCPYCNKPVKDDIEQCPHCGAPLQATTISAPLQTESQSQQLYCPNCKSPVNKTDIICIYCGTNLLTGTKIVQETPKIKRRIVSEQLKKYLIVGLVFVLLIIVIGAGIIFITYDPVSSAINLSRTNLLGAIDSLQKHIAKNPNNTRAHFVLGKMYLKNKQYDEAMAEFEKTFEKDKKNTDAVWLALYSAHNKKSKESQLKYLTKLVDLYPERNDLKLLSLLANPKALNNMDSEQIIALASSTNMKKEGIIALLMSYGNYDLALTFANTVSADSQNATLLYLLADMRKDENGKQKYMSIVETTTQGLSDADKALFACQLLKSGDSNRALQLLQTVKTKEQSPAMLNYLYALTLLNSGLTTEAIIELEKIKNMEGNYSYEATLDLAMIYFKQDNLTKATELIQAIKNKGQQSPRSYLIEGRIALANNDMSTAQQCFSSAIQKDPEYAPAYLENGLLYIRRNVLSEGLNLLKKYVQIVKKVVPSYSTAEIEVLMEQIEQTLLSTQNTQQQITNTQ